In Saimiri boliviensis isolate mSaiBol1 chromosome 12, mSaiBol1.pri, whole genome shotgun sequence, one genomic interval encodes:
- the SFRP5 gene encoding secreted frizzled-related protein 5, protein MRAAAGGARTAALALLLGALRWAPACGEEYDYYGWQAEPLHGRSYSKPPQCLDIPADLPLCHTVGYKRMRLPNLLEHESLAEVKQQASSWLPLLAKRCHSDTQVFLCSLFAPVCLDRPIYPCRSLCEAVRAGCAPLMEAYGFPWPEMLHCHKFPLDNDLCIAVQFGHLPATAPPVTKICAQCEMEHSADGLMEQMCSSDFVVKMRIKEIKIENGDRKLIGAQKKKKLLKPGPLKRKDTKRLVLHMKNGAGCPCPQLDGLSGSFLVMGRKVDGQLLLMAVYRWDKKNKEMKFAVKFMFSYPCSLYYPFFYGAAEPH, encoded by the exons GCTGGGGGCGCTGCGCTGGGCGCCGGCGTGCGGCGAGGAGTACGACTACTACGGCTGGCAGGCCGAACCGCTGCACGGCCGCTCCTACTCCAAGCCGCCGCAGTGCCTCGACATCCCCGCCGACCTGCCGCTCTGCCACACGGTGGGCTACAAGCGCATGCGGCTGCCCAACCTGCTGGAGCACGAGAGCCTGGCCGAAGTGAAGCAGCAGGCGAGCAGCTGGCTGCCGCTGCTGGCCAAGCGCTGCCACTCGGACACGCAGGTCTTCCTGTGCTCGCTCTTCGCGCCCGTCTGCCTCGACCGGCCCATCTACCCATGCCGCTCCCTGTGCGAGGCGGTGCGCGCCGGCTGCGCGCCGCTCATGGAGGCCTACGGCTTCCCCTGGCCGGAGATGCTGCACTGCCACAAGTTCCCGCTGGACAACGACCTCTGCATCGCCGTGCAGTTCGGGCACCTGCCCGCCACCGCGCCTCCAG TGACCAAGATCTGTGCCCAGTGTGAGATGGAGCACAGTGCCGATGGCCTCATGGAGCAGATGTGCTCCAGTGACTTCG TTGTCAAAATGCGCATCAAGGAGATTAAGATAGAGAATGGGGACCGGAAGTTGATTGGAGCCCAGAAAAAGAAGAAGCTGCTCAAGCCGGGCCCCCTGAAGCGCAAGGACACCAAGCGGCTGGTGCTGCACATGAAGAACGGCGCGGGCTGCCCCTGCCCACAGCTGGACGGCCTGTCGGGCAGCTTCCTGGTCATGGGTCGCAAAGTGGACGGACAGCTGCTGCTCATGGCCGTCTACCGCTGGGACAAGAAGAATAAGGAGATGAAGTTTGCAGTCAAATTCATGTTCTCCTACCCCTGCTCCCTCTACTACCCTTTCTTCTACGGGGCCGCAGAGCCCCACTGA